From Streptomyces sp. TLI_105, the proteins below share one genomic window:
- a CDS encoding non-ribosomal peptide synthetase gives MIGEVSTQREAVKGLSAAKRELMAQLLLARGKQRAAARTIRRRDPAAPVLLSRGQEQLWVAESLADGRPLYNVPYGVRLRGALDVAALRTALDGLVARHSVLRTVYRQLPDGGLEQVVREAEPVPLPVEETGGEEAAMAAAQREAARPIDLAAGPVMHGRLFRIAADDHLLALVVHHIATDAWSVGVLLEDLAELYDAAREGRSPRLPELGIDYADAAVHERAQEPADHNWLVAQWREQLAWAQPLGLSASGDRGTARTGRRIRCQWDGQFGRELQRTAETHRTTVFNVMLSAFAVLLHRYTGTSRFAIGTVMANRNRQTERLVGYFANTVPVVADLSAGAGTLGDVLAGITRESLWAQEHQIPFDVLVDKVAPQRTLAESPLFEAMFVFNNGPGHEMRLRDLSLTPTHLHSGTAKFPLDLSCAVTDDEVMVSLEFDESVIDADAAERLLGHYRRLLTGLCETPDVHVDNADLLTPAEWELVVDEWNRTGEEYPEDATAHGLFEQWADVDPGATAVVCGDEAVDYAELDARANRLAHLLVERGAGRHERVGVCLERGIDLVVTQLAIAKAGAAYVPLDPGYPAERLQWMLADSGARLVVTRDDRLAGDGVTAVDPSSAGDFPATRPEREVRPDDLLYLIYTSGSTGLPKGVLLDHRGRVNNFTDFNRRFLVGPGDKVFGVSALAFDMSAYDVFGTLMAGATVVFPTPEDERSPHRWIETIERESVTVWHSVPALFGLLVEEAEVRGGERLPIRLVLLGGDWIPLALPQRGAAQLVESAQLVSMGGATEVSMDSTIHLIGEVLPEQRSIPYGAPMANQTSYVLDASLSPLPVGVPGELYLGGVGVGWGYHNRARLTGEKFLPDPFSPLPGARMYRTGDRARWMPDGNLELLGRIDFQIKINGYRVETGEIEAALREVIGGGSCLVAAHGPRDGAKTLVAYLVAPPGGEIPEDAELKRQLAARLPQHMVPASFVRMDAFPLTHNGKVNRRELPAPTVAAVTGRAAGTDTERALVELWREALGRDDVPVDVGFFTLGGNSIAVIRMVSAARRAGLEMTPRMVFAHQTIESLAKAVDEREAAPAAGPAGTGGEGPSVTPSQQHMLDVLESDWVPGLYQMQSTTELPFEIDPDGFRAAWQALGDRHPALRTGFRRDGDGAWTPVVADELAPVIEVLDWSDHEPDAVADELIALLEAERATPFDVSEPPLWRVWLVRGRHTWWLGQIQSYLLADGWSNLVLLDELLALYVAALEGRDAGLPPVPELDAEHTDPEADTAFWRNQLAGALPSRLAAEPGLLGPSRFARVAGRLDPAVAQALRERAAEHGHTFSTLACAGWSLLAASRLERADVTVGVVSAGRDRAVDGLERAVGLFIAALPVRVEVDRDESLTALFDRFQLARVEGAEHTSVPTGTLQRMGAGEGPLFDSVVVVANYPVSSALRAQQAASVHEGAESDGTRNQTEFSLRLDVTDDAEPRIALSYYGDRVADTDARQLLDDYLALLASVARTPAATVGQVLPLAPHPIGDPR, from the coding sequence ATGATCGGGGAAGTCTCCACCCAGCGGGAGGCCGTCAAGGGCCTGTCCGCGGCCAAGCGGGAGCTGATGGCCCAGCTGCTCCTTGCCCGCGGCAAGCAGCGGGCGGCGGCGCGCACCATCCGCCGCCGCGACCCCGCGGCGCCCGTCCTGCTCTCCCGCGGCCAGGAGCAGCTGTGGGTCGCCGAGTCCCTCGCGGACGGCCGCCCGCTGTACAACGTGCCGTACGGCGTGCGCCTGCGCGGCGCGCTCGACGTCGCCGCGCTGCGCACCGCGCTCGACGGGCTCGTCGCCCGGCACTCGGTCCTGCGCACCGTCTACCGGCAGCTGCCGGACGGCGGCCTGGAGCAGGTCGTGCGGGAGGCCGAGCCGGTGCCGCTGCCGGTCGAGGAGACCGGCGGCGAGGAGGCCGCGATGGCCGCCGCGCAGCGCGAGGCGGCCCGGCCGATCGACCTGGCCGCCGGGCCCGTGATGCACGGCCGGCTGTTCCGGATCGCCGCCGACGACCACCTGCTCGCGCTGGTCGTGCACCACATCGCGACCGACGCCTGGTCGGTGGGAGTCCTCCTGGAGGACCTCGCGGAGCTGTACGACGCGGCCCGCGAGGGCCGCTCGCCCCGGCTGCCCGAGCTCGGCATCGACTACGCCGACGCGGCCGTGCACGAGCGGGCCCAGGAGCCCGCGGACCACAACTGGCTGGTCGCGCAGTGGCGCGAGCAGCTGGCCTGGGCCCAGCCGCTCGGCCTGTCGGCGAGCGGCGACCGGGGCACGGCCCGCACCGGGCGGCGCATCCGCTGCCAGTGGGACGGGCAGTTCGGCCGCGAGCTCCAGCGCACCGCCGAGACGCACCGCACGACCGTGTTCAACGTGATGCTCTCCGCGTTCGCGGTGCTCCTGCACCGGTACACGGGCACCTCCCGGTTCGCCATCGGCACGGTCATGGCCAACCGGAACCGGCAGACCGAGCGACTGGTCGGCTACTTCGCGAACACCGTTCCCGTGGTCGCCGACCTGTCCGCCGGGGCCGGCACCCTGGGCGACGTGCTCGCCGGGATCACCCGCGAGTCGCTGTGGGCGCAGGAGCACCAGATCCCCTTCGACGTGCTGGTCGACAAGGTCGCGCCGCAGCGGACCCTGGCCGAGAGCCCGCTCTTCGAGGCCATGTTCGTCTTCAACAACGGCCCCGGCCACGAGATGCGGCTGCGCGACCTGTCGCTGACCCCGACCCATCTGCACTCCGGCACCGCCAAGTTCCCGCTGGACCTGTCCTGCGCGGTGACGGACGACGAGGTCATGGTGTCGCTGGAGTTCGACGAGTCGGTGATCGACGCCGACGCCGCCGAACGCCTGCTCGGCCACTACCGGCGGCTGCTCACCGGACTGTGCGAGACCCCGGACGTCCACGTCGACAACGCGGACCTGCTCACCCCGGCCGAGTGGGAGCTCGTCGTCGACGAGTGGAACCGCACGGGCGAGGAGTACCCCGAGGACGCCACCGCGCACGGTCTGTTCGAGCAGTGGGCGGACGTGGACCCGGGCGCCACCGCCGTGGTCTGCGGCGACGAGGCGGTCGACTACGCCGAACTCGACGCCCGCGCCAACCGCCTCGCCCACCTGCTCGTCGAGCGGGGCGCCGGCCGCCACGAGCGCGTCGGCGTCTGCCTGGAGCGCGGCATCGACCTGGTCGTCACCCAGCTCGCCATCGCCAAGGCCGGCGCGGCCTATGTGCCGCTGGACCCGGGCTACCCGGCCGAGCGTCTCCAGTGGATGCTGGCGGACTCCGGCGCCCGCCTGGTCGTCACCCGTGACGACCGGCTCGCCGGCGACGGCGTCACGGCCGTCGACCCGTCCTCCGCCGGGGACTTCCCCGCGACCCGCCCGGAGCGCGAGGTCCGCCCCGACGACCTCCTGTACCTGATCTACACCTCGGGCTCGACCGGTCTGCCCAAGGGCGTGCTCCTCGACCACCGGGGCCGCGTCAACAACTTCACCGACTTCAACCGGCGCTTCCTGGTCGGTCCCGGCGACAAGGTCTTCGGCGTCTCGGCGCTGGCCTTCGACATGAGCGCGTACGACGTGTTCGGCACGCTCATGGCCGGTGCGACCGTGGTCTTCCCGACGCCCGAGGACGAGCGCTCGCCGCACCGCTGGATCGAGACGATCGAGCGCGAGTCCGTCACCGTGTGGCACTCGGTCCCCGCGCTGTTCGGTCTGCTCGTCGAGGAGGCCGAGGTGCGCGGCGGCGAGCGGCTGCCGATCCGGCTGGTGCTGCTCGGCGGCGACTGGATCCCGCTGGCGCTGCCGCAGCGCGGTGCGGCGCAGCTCGTCGAGTCGGCGCAGCTGGTCAGCATGGGCGGCGCCACCGAGGTCTCCATGGACTCGACGATCCACCTCATCGGCGAGGTCCTGCCGGAGCAGCGCAGCATCCCGTACGGCGCCCCGATGGCGAACCAGACCTCGTACGTCCTCGACGCCTCGCTGTCCCCGCTGCCCGTCGGCGTCCCCGGCGAGCTGTACCTCGGCGGTGTCGGGGTCGGCTGGGGCTACCACAACCGGGCCCGGCTGACCGGCGAGAAGTTCCTGCCGGACCCGTTCAGCCCGCTGCCCGGGGCGCGGATGTACCGCACGGGCGACCGGGCTCGCTGGATGCCGGACGGCAACCTGGAGCTGCTCGGGCGCATCGACTTCCAGATCAAGATCAACGGCTACCGGGTGGAGACCGGTGAGATCGAGGCGGCCCTGCGGGAGGTGATCGGCGGCGGTTCCTGCCTGGTCGCGGCGCACGGCCCGCGCGACGGCGCGAAGACGCTCGTCGCCTACCTGGTGGCGCCCCCCGGCGGGGAGATCCCCGAGGACGCCGAGCTCAAGCGGCAGTTGGCGGCGCGGCTTCCCCAGCACATGGTGCCCGCCTCCTTCGTCCGCATGGACGCCTTCCCGCTGACCCACAACGGCAAGGTCAACCGCCGCGAGCTGCCGGCGCCCACGGTCGCCGCCGTCACCGGGCGGGCCGCGGGCACCGACACCGAGCGGGCCCTGGTGGAGCTGTGGCGCGAGGCGCTCGGCCGCGACGACGTCCCGGTCGACGTCGGCTTCTTCACCCTGGGCGGCAACTCCATCGCCGTCATCCGCATGGTCAGCGCGGCCCGCCGCGCGGGCCTGGAGATGACCCCGCGCATGGTCTTCGCCCACCAGACGATCGAGTCGCTCGCGAAGGCCGTCGACGAGCGGGAGGCCGCCCCGGCCGCCGGGCCCGCCGGGACCGGTGGTGAAGGGCCTTCGGTGACACCGAGCCAGCAGCACATGCTGGACGTCCTGGAGAGCGACTGGGTGCCGGGCCTGTACCAGATGCAGTCCACCACCGAGCTGCCCTTCGAGATCGACCCGGACGGCTTCCGGGCCGCCTGGCAGGCGCTCGGCGACCGCCACCCCGCCCTGCGCACCGGCTTCCGGCGCGACGGCGACGGCGCCTGGACCCCGGTCGTCGCCGACGAGCTCGCCCCGGTGATCGAGGTCCTCGACTGGAGCGACCACGAGCCGGACGCGGTCGCCGACGAGCTGATCGCCCTCCTGGAGGCCGAGCGGGCCACGCCCTTCGACGTCTCCGAGCCGCCCCTGTGGCGGGTGTGGCTGGTGCGCGGCCGGCACACCTGGTGGCTGGGCCAGATCCAGAGCTATCTGCTGGCCGACGGCTGGTCGAACCTGGTGCTGCTCGACGAACTCCTCGCGCTCTACGTCGCCGCCCTCGAAGGACGGGACGCCGGCCTCCCGCCGGTCCCCGAGCTCGACGCCGAGCACACCGACCCGGAGGCGGACACCGCCTTCTGGCGGAACCAGCTGGCCGGGGCCCTCCCGTCCCGGCTGGCGGCGGAGCCGGGCCTCCTCGGCCCGTCCCGCTTCGCCCGGGTGGCCGGCCGGCTCGACCCGGCGGTCGCCCAGGCGCTGCGCGAACGGGCCGCCGAGCACGGGCACACCTTCTCCACCCTGGCCTGCGCCGGCTGGTCGCTCCTCGCGGCCTCGCGCCTGGAGCGCGCCGACGTCACGGTCGGCGTGGTCTCGGCGGGCCGCGACCGGGCCGTCGACGGCCTGGAGCGCGCGGTCGGCCTGTTCATCGCCGCTCTGCCCGTACGGGTGGAGGTCGACCGGGACGAGAGCCTGACCGCCCTGTTCGACCGCTTCCAGCTGGCCCGCGTCGAGGGCGCCGAGCACACCTCGGTCCCCACCGGCACGCTCCAGCGGATGGGGGCCGGCGAAGGACCGCTGTTCGACTCGGTCGTCGTCGTCGCCAACTACCCGGTCTCCTCGGCGCTGCGCGCCCAGCAGGCCGCGAGCGTCCACGAGGGCGCCGAGAGCGACGGCACCCGCAACCAGACCGAGTTCTCGCTCCGCCTCGACGTCACCGACGACGCCGAACCCCGCATCGCCCTCTCGTACTACGGCGACCGCGTCGCCGACACCGACGCCCGGCAGCTGCTCGACGACTACCTCGCGCTGCTCGCCTCCGTCGCCCGTACACCTGCCGCCACCGTCGGCCAGGTGCTCCCGCTCGCCCCCCACCCGATTGGAGACCCCCGATGA